Proteins from one Chitinophaga oryzae genomic window:
- a CDS encoding IS3 family transposase (programmed frameshift): MKKSKFTEAQIVFALKQAETGVAVQEVCRKMGVSEATFYNWKKKYGGLGITELKRLRQLEEENFKLKQIVADLSLDKQMLQDVLKKSVTRIQIKKHAQYLISSYKVAVKRACSVVKYARSKWYYKSKRKSDLPVRQRIREIAATRVRYGYNRIHILLRREGWKDNRKRVHRIYKEEGLNLRSKRPRRSKAAAHRLERPGLTGIYQCCSMDFVADQLFDGRKFRTLTLVDNFSRECLTIGVGQSIKGIDVVKILEDLKRQKNIIPRRIQVDNGSEFISKDFDKWAYENNVTLDFSRPGKPTDNAFIESFNGSFRDECLNVNWFLSLEDAQEKIEHWRWEYNNFRPHSSLNNLTPNEVVERHKNAQNL, encoded by the exons ATGAAAAAATCCAAATTTACGGAGGCACAGATCGTTTTTGCGCTGAAGCAGGCAGAAACAGGGGTAGCGGTACAAGAGGTTTGTCGAAAGATGGGAGTGAGTGAAGCTACCTTTTACAACTGGAAAAAGAAGTACGGAGGGCTTGGCATCACCGAGCTTAAGAGATTGCGTCAGCTGGAGGAGGAAAACTTCAAGCTGAAACAGATTGTCGCAGATCTAAGCCTGGACAAGCAAATGTTACAGGATGTGCTAAAAAAAAGTGTT ACGCGTATTCAGATAAAGAAACATGCGCAGTACCTGATATCCAGTTATAAGGTGGCTGTAAAGCGTGCGTGCTCGGTGGTGAAGTATGCCCGTTCGAAGTGGTATTACAAATCGAAACGGAAGAGTGATTTGCCGGTCAGACAGCGAATCAGGGAGATTGCCGCGACCCGGGTAAGATATGGTTATAACCGGATTCATATACTGTTGCGTAGAGAAGGCTGGAAAGACAATCGTAAGCGCGTACATCGTATCTACAAGGAAGAGGGGCTTAATCTCAGAAGTAAGCGTCCGCGCAGAAGTAAAGCAGCAGCACATCGGTTGGAACGGCCTGGCTTAACTGGAATATACCAGTGCTGTTCGATGGATTTTGTGGCAGATCAGCTGTTTGACGGACGGAAATTCAGGACCTTAACTTTAGTGGATAATTTTAGTCGCGAATGCCTGACAATCGGGGTTGGGCAATCGATAAAAGGCATCGATGTGGTGAAAATTCTGGAAGATTTAAAACGTCAAAAAAATATCATTCCCCGGCGAATCCAGGTTGATAACGGGAGTGAATTTATCAGCAAGGATTTTGACAAATGGGCTTATGAAAATAACGTAACTTTGGATTTCTCCCGGCCCGGAAAGCCCACTGATAATGCTTTTATAGAATCGTTCAATGGTAGCTTCCGGGATGAGTGTCTGAATGTGAACTGGTTCTTATCCCTTGAGGATGCCCAGGAGAAAATCGAACATTGGCGCTGGGAGTATAACAATTTTCGCCCCCACAGTTCGCTTAATAACCTAACGCCGAACGAGGTCGTTGAAAGACATAAAAACGCCCAAAATCTCTAA
- a CDS encoding thrombospondin type 3 repeat-containing protein: MKENKYKKIAFVEKEPTAAWFQTSGNGNYDEMTGTLRIFNSYGTLFKAYNVQNGLAISEIPVGGGTSIAQKSTSSKPLQKTSSSKPLQSTLAGESDPEWKDKDDDNDGVPNGVDKCPGTPANLWVGPDGCILTMDIDVVTVTANFNSGFVGFPQFYTLSPTPPGPIELESYPVDPPPAGGYTVTYNNRSVGPFGDLCGTYGMAKVGNAFTGQITNLREGFVNPTTGQNFIISWPNACITVTLKNTAIASSNEFVDAFNYAAWRVVQNLNDGVLSPVPSIVKEKLRQYTVEELERSCPGSKFTDGPCLLGVTVPVTAAKLYNPLTGNCE, encoded by the coding sequence TTGAAAGAAAACAAATACAAAAAAATTGCCTTTGTTGAGAAAGAACCTACTGCAGCTTGGTTTCAAACCAGCGGAAATGGCAACTATGATGAAATGACAGGTACATTAAGAATTTTTAATTCCTATGGCACCTTATTTAAAGCTTACAATGTACAAAACGGACTAGCAATTAGTGAAATTCCTGTTGGAGGAGGAACATCTATAGCACAAAAGAGTACATCCTCAAAGCCCTTACAAAAAACTTCTTCGTCCAAACCTCTCCAATCAACCTTAGCAGGAGAATCCGATCCCGAATGGAAAGATAAAGACGATGACAACGATGGAGTACCAAATGGGGTGGATAAGTGCCCTGGTACACCTGCAAATTTGTGGGTTGGTCCTGATGGCTGTATATTGACTATGGATATTGACGTGGTTACAGTTACTGCAAATTTTAATAGTGGATTTGTAGGATTTCCCCAGTTCTATACCTTATCGCCGACACCTCCTGGCCCAATAGAGCTGGAATCATATCCCGTAGACCCTCCCCCGGCCGGTGGATATACTGTCACTTATAATAATAGATCAGTAGGACCTTTTGGAGATCTTTGTGGTACTTATGGCATGGCTAAAGTAGGCAATGCTTTTACAGGACAAATTACCAATCTAAGAGAGGGTTTTGTAAATCCAACAACTGGCCAAAATTTCATTATTAGTTGGCCTAATGCTTGCATTACTGTTACTCTTAAGAATACGGCAATTGCATCATCAAACGAATTTGTCGATGCCTTTAATTATGCAGCCTGGCGAGTTGTCCAAAATCTCAATGACGGAGTGTTGTCACCTGTACCCTCAATAGTGAAGGAAAAGCTTAGACAATATACAGTCGAAGAACTGGAAAGAAGTTGTCCAGGAAGTAAATTTACAGACGGGCCATGTTTATTAGGCGTTACCGTTCCAGTAACTGCAGCAAAACTATATAATCCTCTTACCGGTAATTGTGAATAA